AACGGCGAAGGGCGGTTCGTGAACCGCCCCTACATGGCTGCGCTGTGGGCACCTACGGGAGCGGAGACACTCCGCCCGGGGCTTTGTGCATGAGGCGGAAGAAATCACGGGCGAAGTCGATGTCGTAACATATCTGCCTTATGAGTTCTTCCCTTGAGGCGAACCGGTGCTCTGGCCTTATTCTGCTTAGAAAGGCTGTTTTGACGACCTCCCCGTAGAGGTCAGCTCTGTGATCGATTATATGGCTCTCGACCGATGTGGCTTCCGAGAAGAACGTGGGGTGATGTCCGATGTTCGTCACGGAGTTGAGGATTCGTCCACCGATTTGAGACTGTGTTATGTACACTCCGTTCTGAGGCAGAAGCACCTCAACGCCGATGATATTGGCGGTTGGGAAGCCTAGTCCAAGGCCTCTGCCGGCGCATTTAGTAACAGTGCCCGTTATCGAATAGGGACGACCGAGCAGCCTGTTGGCCAGGCCGATGTCCCCGTTGAGGAGGCACTCCCTTATCTTGGTGCTGCTCACGACGACCCCATCTATCTGCTGAGGTGGGACTCGAAGGATTTCTATGGCAAATTCGGCGCCGACCTTTTTTAGAAAACGGACGTTGCCCTCTTTGTCGCGACCTAAGGTGTAGCCGGGGCCGATGACGAGGGCTGCTATGTGCAGGCGTTCGTGAAGGATTCTTGTTACGAAATCTCGCGCGCTTGTCTTGGCCAGGGAGTGGTCGAACTTCAACCTAAAGAGCATCTTGATGCCGCTTTGGGCAATCAGAGCTGCTCTGTCCTTGAGCGTGGTTAGGAGCTTGATGTCAGGATTCTCAAGAAGCACCTTGAGAGGATGAGGGACAAAAGTGATTGCCCCAGGCAGGGCGCCCAACCTGTTAGCCGTCTCGACTACGGCGCGCAGCAGACCTTGGTGGCCGATGTGCACGCCGTCGAAGTTGCCGATTGTAACCACGAGCGGGTCGGCCTGTTTTGGCCAGCGTTCTATTATCTCGAATATCTGCATGTTATCCCCTCTGCCACTTGGAGACTATGCCCAAAACGAGCAGGACGGTGCAAGCGGCGAACGACACAGCAAGGACATGCCACCGCCTCCAGCCGCGGAAAACCAGGTCATAGTGGTAGCTGACGAAATGGGAGATGTTGTAGTCTCCGAACTCCTTTCGCATACGCTCCGCTGTCCAGCCGGCCCACTCGCCCAGATCAGCGAACGGGGCGTAATATATGCGCCGTATCCTCTCCTCGCAGAAGGCTTCCCAGTGCCGGACCTGTCGCTCGAGCTTGTCCCGCTCCGCTAGGTGCCTAAAAGCCTCGGTCTCGTAGAAATCCTCCGGCGCCCAGAACCCCCTTATCCTGGCCGAGGCCAGCGACCCGCCTGGGGGCAGCCGTGGGCCAAGTCTCGCATTCTTGCTTCGATTGAGTAGCTCTTCTTTGGGATAGAGCGAGTAAAACACACCGCACCGTGCGTCCTCGATCCTGTAGCCAATGTGAAAACTCAGGATGAACGCTGCGCTTCCGATTACAGCAAGACCCATCAGGGAGAGGACCAGCGCTTTGTGGTCATGTGCGGACCTTGCCGAGAGCACGCGAGGCGAGAAGATGAGCCATACGGCGAGCAGGGCAAGTGCGGCGACGATGGCGTTGATTTGGACGTCCCGTAGCTCGCCCACGCGGCGCGCTATGTAGCCCTGGATTGCCTCATCGCCGAGGCCAACCAGGCACATCACAAGGAACGCCACGATGTAGCTAGCACGGCCTTTGATGGAGGTTGCGACTGCCTTGAGGACAAGCAGAGTTACGAGGGTGAACTGGAACAGGTGCACGAACTCGATAATCCGCACACCCTGGGCGGGATTCGTTGCGATCGCCTCGGAGAGGCCGAAGTAGTATAGCGCGACGCAGATGGCGACCTGGGCAGCTTTTTTGAGGACTAGCCTGACGACTGAAAACTGCCGGTCGGCAGCCGCTCGGTTTGAGCGCGCCCTTTTGAGCTCAAGCCAAACTCCGGAAATGAGCAGTGCCGCCCCCAGGAGCGCTATTGTTGCCCTAAAGATGATGTCGAAGTAGTCCTGAAGTTGGCTCCTGAGCAGGACCTGCATCTCCCTGACGTAGGGGACTGAGGCATAGAGCGAAAGCACGGACGCTGCGGCCACGCACCACCACAGCCATGCTCGGTCTCGCGGCGTTGGCGTCATAAATGGAATCCTCTCACAGGGATGTTATTGCCGCTAAACGGTGCTCTCGGGCGCTTCGAGACTGCCCGAGGTTTGCCTCTTCACGGGCGACTTGCGAGATACAGGATAACGATCAGGCATGAGCTAGGGCCGCACGAAATCTACCGAGATATCGCAGGCCGGCGCCGAGTGGGTCAGGCACCCCACCGATATGAGGTCAACACCTGTCTTTGCTACCTCAAGGACGTTATCAAGCGAGATGCCGCCCGAGGCCTCAACCACCGCACGGCCATCGACTAGCTTGACCGCGGCGGCAATCATATCAGGTGGCATGTTGTCCAACATCACCACATCCGCACCCGCCCCGAGCGCCTCCCGGACTCCGTCCAAGGTCTCAACTTCTACCTCGATCTTGAGCAGGTGATGCGCCCCGCGCCTCGCTAGTTGGATGGCCTGAGAGATGGAGCCAACGGCGGCGATGTGGTTGTCCTTGATGAGCACGCCATCTGCGAGCGACATCCTGTGATTGGCGCCGCCGCCGTCAACGACGGCCTGTTTCTGAAGCGCTCTGATGCCGGGCAGCGTTTTTCTTGTATCGACGATCTTGGCGGACGTGCCCTTGATGGCGTTGCAGAAGTTTTGGGTGAGCGTCGCGACGCCACAGAGTTGCTGAAGCAGGTTTAGAGCGACCCTCTCGCCGGCCAGAATACTCCTTGCAGGGCCTAGAACGTTGGCGATGACATCACCGGCCAGAACCTCGGCCCCGTCGTCAACCTTCAATTGGGCAGAGACAGCCGGGTCAATCATCTCAAAGACTCGCAAGGCCGCCGAGGACCCTGAAACAACTAGCCTCTGCCGCGCGGTTATCCTCGCCTTGACGCGAAGTGTGGGTGGAACGACGGCCTTGCTTGTTACGTCGTTGAGGCTCGCGTCCTCCTCGAGCGCGAGCGCTATTATCTTGTCAACTGGATTCATGGATATGTTTGCTCCTCTGTAATTGGCCAAGCTGTGCTTCGAGCTGGCCTGCGACTTCCTCAACCGCATCGCTGTCAAAGCCCGACACGACTATCGTAACCGTCCACCGGCCGTCGTCGTGCAGCGTCGGGTAGGAACCGACTGAGACGCCGGGACGGTCGGCCAGCGAATACAGGATGTGTGCGAACTCTGACTCGGGAAGATTCGCGGGAATCTCTCTCTCATAGACCACACACTTCTCTAGCAGCGGGACAATTTGCTCGAACAACACTCGCACTAGCTGGGGCACGCCCGGGAATACAAAGACGTTCTCAAGCCTGAAACCGGGCGCTGCCAAGGTTAGGTTTGGTATTAGCTGTGAGCCTTCCGGAAGCCGCGCCATCTCAAGCTTGTACTCGTTGATTGCCCCCTCGCACCGCTCCCTTATGGCCCGCTCAGCCTCTCGGTCGGGGACGAGCTTTCGAGCAAATGCTGTGGCCATCGCCTGCCTGGTAACATCGTCAGGAGTGGGACCTATCCCACCCGCAACAACCACGTAGTCATGTCTCGGCGCCAAGCTCTGAACCGCGCGAACTATCTCCTCCTCAACGTCCGGAATCGTAACGATACTCTTGACGCAGATACCCATTTGATAAAACCGCCTCGCAATCCAGTGCGAGTTGGTGTCCGCTGTCCGACCGCAGAGTATCTCGTTCCCAACGATTATGATCGAGGCGCTCTTGCCCTCGGAGGTCATTTGCTGGGCTCATCCGGCGTTGGAACGTCAACTATCCACTCATGTTCAGGCCTGAAAAGACCCATCTCTGGCCGGTCTGACCTGACCGCGAACGTGAAGAGACGGTTGAGATAGTCGTATGGGTGGTCGTTTTCTGCGTGAGCGGCGACATCGAGATAGTATGATGCAGAGAGGAGCGAAAGAGAATTAAGTTTCATGGCAATCTTGCCCTTCCCATCGACACTCTCAACGCTGACGCCATCAATCATGGTGTTTGTCCCGTAGCACCACACCCCATCCGTCCTGAATATGCCGATGCCGAAGACGGGCCTGTCTATCCGCTTTCGCGACTCGAATGCGATCTCGATGAAGACGGTCTCGCCGCAGGCAAAGACGTACCGCTCTTCGCCATCCTGATTTCGCATCACGACGGAGGTTATCTCAATCTCGCGCGTGCCCCACCTCTTCGCCGGCTGCACTGGCTTTGCTGGGGCAACCGCCTTGTAGGGGAGCTTCTCGCCCGGCGGCGCCGTTCGTCTCTCACTCTTGGTGGCGGCCATCGTCTCGAGGCTCATCTTGTGCTGCTCGGCATAACGCTTCAGCTCGCCGTGGGTTACCTCCTGCATATACTTGCCTATGACATGCTCAGCCTCCCCGTACTCCATCAACGCCCCATGGTGCAACCACGCAACCTCCTCGCACAGGCGCCTTATCGCGCCCAAATCGTGCGAAACCATTACGATCGTCTTGCCTCGGCGCTTGTAGTCGTAGAGTTTCTCGTAGCACTTCTGTGCAAATACCGCATCGCCCACCGCAAGGACCTCGTCTATCAGCAGTATGTCGGGGTCCACGTTGACCGCAATCGAGAACCCAAGCCGCATGAACATCCCGCTGGAATATGTCTTGACGGGATAGTCGATGAACTCCTCAAGCTCGGCGAACCGGACTATCTCGTCGAATCGCTCACGTATTTGGCGTTTGGGCAGGCCCAGGATGGCGCCGTTGATATAGATGTTCTCCCGGCCGCTTATCTCGGGGTGGAAGCCCGCACCGACCTCAAGGAGCGTCGAGACTTTCCCAGAGACGACGACCGAGCCGCTGGTGGGTTTTGTTATGCCCGCAATCACGCGGAGCAGAGTGCTCTTGCCCGAGGCGTTCAGGCCGATTATGCCGGCCGTTACGCCTGGGGCAACCGACAAGGAGACATCCTTGAGGGCGACAATGAACTTGGTCGTTGCGGGCATCTTGGGCCTCCGCCACAGGTCTCGCACCATTGCTCCCTTGAGAGTCTTAAGCTGCCTCAGCCGCGCGAATCGCCTGAATAGCTTGGACACATGCGTTAGCTCAACGGCAGGTTGCATCACACCTCCTCGGCAAACGAATCGCGGAACTTGTCAAACACAAGATAGCCGAGATAGAGCACAACAATCGCAGCGCCCAGCATCGCCATTAGCAGCGTGAAACTAGGCGCGATTCGGCATAGGAATATCTTGTGATGAGCGACTATCAAGTAGGCTACCGGATTGTAATCAACCGCTAGATGCTTAAGGATCGCGG
This window of the bacterium genome carries:
- a CDS encoding ABC transporter ATP-binding protein; translation: MQPAVELTHVSKLFRRFARLRQLKTLKGAMVRDLWRRPKMPATTKFIVALKDVSLSVAPGVTAGIIGLNASGKSTLLRVIAGITKPTSGSVVVSGKVSTLLEVGAGFHPEISGRENIYINGAILGLPKRQIRERFDEIVRFAELEEFIDYPVKTYSSGMFMRLGFSIAVNVDPDILLIDEVLAVGDAVFAQKCYEKLYDYKRRGKTIVMVSHDLGAIRRLCEEVAWLHHGALMEYGEAEHVIGKYMQEVTHGELKRYAEQHKMSLETMAATKSERRTAPPGEKLPYKAVAPAKPVQPAKRWGTREIEITSVVMRNQDGEERYVFACGETVFIEIAFESRKRIDRPVFGIGIFRTDGVWCYGTNTMIDGVSVESVDGKGKIAMKLNSLSLLSASYYLDVAAHAENDHPYDYLNRLFTFAVRSDRPEMGLFRPEHEWIVDVPTPDEPSK
- the nadC gene encoding carboxylating nicotinate-nucleotide diphosphorylase; translation: MNPVDKIIALALEEDASLNDVTSKAVVPPTLRVKARITARQRLVVSGSSAALRVFEMIDPAVSAQLKVDDGAEVLAGDVIANVLGPARSILAGERVALNLLQQLCGVATLTQNFCNAIKGTSAKIVDTRKTLPGIRALQKQAVVDGGGANHRMSLADGVLIKDNHIAAVGSISQAIQLARRGAHHLLKIEVEVETLDGVREALGAGADVVMLDNMPPDMIAAAVKLVDGRAVVEASGGISLDNVLEVAKTGVDLISVGCLTHSAPACDISVDFVRP
- a CDS encoding VanZ family protein; this encodes MTPTPRDRAWLWWCVAAASVLSLYASVPYVREMQVLLRSQLQDYFDIIFRATIALLGAALLISGVWLELKRARSNRAAADRQFSVVRLVLKKAAQVAICVALYYFGLSEAIATNPAQGVRIIEFVHLFQFTLVTLLVLKAVATSIKGRASYIVAFLVMCLVGLGDEAIQGYIARRVGELRDVQINAIVAALALLAVWLIFSPRVLSARSAHDHKALVLSLMGLAVIGSAAFILSFHIGYRIEDARCGVFYSLYPKEELLNRSKNARLGPRLPPGGSLASARIRGFWAPEDFYETEAFRHLAERDKLERQVRHWEAFCEERIRRIYYAPFADLGEWAGWTAERMRKEFGDYNISHFVSYHYDLVFRGWRRWHVLAVSFAACTVLLVLGIVSKWQRG
- a CDS encoding bifunctional riboflavin kinase/FAD synthetase, with the translated sequence MQIFEIIERWPKQADPLVVTIGNFDGVHIGHQGLLRAVVETANRLGALPGAITFVPHPLKVLLENPDIKLLTTLKDRAALIAQSGIKMLFRLKFDHSLAKTSARDFVTRILHERLHIAALVIGPGYTLGRDKEGNVRFLKKVGAEFAIEILRVPPQQIDGVVVSSTKIRECLLNGDIGLANRLLGRPYSITGTVTKCAGRGLGLGFPTANIIGVEVLLPQNGVYITQSQIGGRILNSVTNIGHHPTFFSEATSVESHIIDHRADLYGEVVKTAFLSRIRPEHRFASREELIRQICYDIDFARDFFRLMHKAPGGVSPLP
- a CDS encoding competence/damage-inducible protein A; translated protein: MTSEGKSASIIIVGNEILCGRTADTNSHWIARRFYQMGICVKSIVTIPDVEEEIVRAVQSLAPRHDYVVVAGGIGPTPDDVTRQAMATAFARKLVPDREAERAIRERCEGAINEYKLEMARLPEGSQLIPNLTLAAPGFRLENVFVFPGVPQLVRVLFEQIVPLLEKCVVYEREIPANLPESEFAHILYSLADRPGVSVGSYPTLHDDGRWTVTIVVSGFDSDAVEEVAGQLEAQLGQLQRSKHIHESS